The genomic stretch AAATCAATGTtttggtgtatgttgatgatttaATTATATCTGGGAATAATTCCGTTGTTTTGAAGATCTTTAAGAACTATTTGAGCACGTGTTTTCATCTGAAGGATCTCGGGGTTCTTAAATATTTCCTCGGGATTGAGGTAGCTCGAAGTCCTGATGGTATATTTCTTTGTCAACGAAAGTATTCTCTTGACATCATTTCTGAGACTGGTATTCTGGGTGCTAAGCCCACATCTTTTCCCATTGAGCAAAACCATCGGCTTGCTCATGCTTCAGGAGATTCTTTGTCCAATCCGAAACCTTATCGTCGTTTGGTTGGTCGTTTGATTTACTTAACGGTCACTCTTCCTGATTTGGCATACTCTGTTCATGTTTGATCACAGTTCCTACAAGAACCAAGACAAGAACATTGGGAAGCCTCCTTGCGTGTTGTTCGCTATTTGAAAGGCTCTCCTGGACAAGGAATGTGCTGATAGCTCTCTTTCCTTGACTGGTTGGTGTGATTCTGATTGGGCAGCTTGTCCTCTTACTCGTTGCTCTCTCACGGGTTGGCTTGTGTTTCTTGGTCATTCCCCGATTTCCTGGAAAACCAAGAAACAACCTACTGTGGCACGTACTTCAGCAGAGGCTGAATATTGCTCTATGGCTTCTCTTACTTGTGAATTGAAATGGTTGAAGGGTCTTCTccttagcttggggattcaacatACTGATGCTATTGGGCTATATTGTGATAGCCAGTCGGCTTTACATATTGCTCGGAATCCAGTCTTCCATGAACAAACAAAGCACATTGAAGCAGACTGTCACTTTGTTCGTGATGCTATCCAAGACGGCACTATTCTTCCTTCATATGTTCCTACAACTGTTCAACTTGCGGACATCTTTACCAAGCCTTTGGGGACCCGTCAATTTCAGTTTTTTCTTTCCAAGTTGGGCATTTTTGATCCTCGTGCTCCAACTTGAGGGAGGGTATTGAGATATTATTGAGATATTCTCTTAATGTTTTGTATATATGGATAACCGTGAGTTTAGGAATTAGATTAGAATTACAGCTCTAGTTTCCTATTTTGCTCTAGTTTCCTATTTTCtattcttttgtatatatatacgaCTAAAATATATCAATAAGATCAAGCCATTCACGATTTCTtcagaattgaaaaaaaaaaattatcacttcCCTCTACTTTACACTATCTTAACGGACCTATATGAACCTATTTGGATTGTATCTTCCGATATTACTCTTTTATTGAGAAACAAGATCCCCTATCAAATTAGTGTGTCTCATACTATGTCTAACCAATGTAATTATGACACTTCATATTAAAACATAGCTTGTTGTGAAAGAGCAgcatcagttttttttttataaataaaatattaattatgaaGTGTCACAATTACATTGGTTAGACACAATATAAGACACACTAATTTGAGAGGGATGTTAATTACTTTATGGATGCCAAAACAAAACCTATTTCGACAACCTAGGCTTGCTGAGGTAGGAATGCCAATCTCAGCTCTATTGGACCACTGAGATTAAATCTATATTCTATCTCAGCGGGTAGATTCTCAACGCACTTGGCACTATATATTACTTTTTATTgagtttaataaaaataaaataaaaggaaaaatattaaatatttaaatgattAGTTTACTATATTACATAGGTCGTTCcatatcaataaaaaaattatcttaaaatatatattatataacattaaaaatcatatatataaatacattattttaaaatatatagtaGAACGTTACAAATTAAGAGCGAATGAAAATAGCAATCTCATTCTTCAATCCCAAATGacaattaatattttattgttatatattacaataaagtTATAAACAATAGTAATGATCTGTAAACACATCATTAGTTTCTCTTTAGTGATCCAGTGCTAATGCATTTGATTAATAATTATTGGAAAAAGTCACGAGTGATGAATTTGTAAGCAAATTAATTAATGAATGACTTCTAATAAGTCATTTTATATAAATCTTTCATCAGTGGTCTTTTTTGTCTAGCAATAGAACAACATATTCTAGCAAACTTGACTGGACTACCATAAAGTATTATATAAAACTATTCTAAGAACTTATAaagaaaatttattaatgaaGTTTTGCATAAAAAAATTCTAATCAGAAAGAAGGACTTCTAGAAACCAATATGAACACAAATTAGAAAATTCAATAAATGGGGTCAATTTTATTGAATTATgaatgatttatttttttaattaatttccatgatggaaatttaaataattttgagaacctttaaatttaaatatgaaaAGTATAATGGGCATTCAATTGTATaagacaaattaaaataaaataatattagtgTGAATGAAAATGCCTAAAGTTAGATTGCCATTTTCTATTTAGGATGAATTTATTAGATTTTATTTGAAACTACAGAGACCCACTAACGCTGTAATCTAGATTATTATCTACTTCAATCTAGAAGTAGAACCGATATAGAAGTTTCTTATCATCATTTGATGAATTAATTCTATTACATTACTTTCTCAACTAACATTAAACTAGAATCGCTACTAACAATATTTCTAAATTAAAAATTTGTTAGGAAATCAATTATTAATTTTGGGCAGCATtgttatataaaattatattattatattatatttacaaTCTTATATTACATTTAGAACATTAattatacttttaatttttttgttttcattCTTTACAATTATGATACAACACCATTCTCACAAAATACAACCCtactatattatttaaaaaacaaGTAAGAAATAATTTACAATAGGTCAAGTGGTCAACCTAAGTTGATAAAATTAGAAATATATCCAACCTTTTTTTATTTgctatttaaaaaattattacttCTCCCAAAATCACAACCGGCACTACAGGAAAAAGGGGTATTAGCGACGACTTTTTTCGTCGCTAGAAGGGGATTTATCATCGCTGGAGCCTCCAGCGACGACATGGTCGTCGCTATTTGTAGTCGCTAAAACCCGGTCACTAATTGGTATTTATTAGCGACGATTCCAGAATTTTCGTCGCTATAGGCTCTAGCGACTACTAATGTTGTCTCTAGAACCCGTTAAAATTCGTCGCTGGATGGCTTCTTTTTTCCGTATTTGTGTTTGCTCTAGCGACAACTTCTTCCCAAAGTCGTCGCTAGAGCCTTCAGTTGTCGTCGCTAGAGatgtcacttttttttttaatttactttttttttataattattatatattttatttgtttttttttattgaaacataaataaatctaatgaaatttaataatcataaaattttataaatataatgttCCAATAAAACAAAGTAAGTCTAAATAAAGTAAAATGTGATATATAATATTTTCCTAAAGTTAAATTACATAAAGTATAAAGTCATAAATAATGTTATCCAGCATCCTATTGAGTAGGAGGTGTCGGATCCTGACCATCACCTGGCTGAGAAGATTCAGAACCTGAGGCTCCACCAAGCCTAGCCATGTACTCCTCAACGATTCGGAGACGTTGGACCACATCCCGCATCTCTTGTGCAGTAGGGGGCGGTGACGGTGGTTGAAGTGTGTCAGTCACTTCACATTCCGTACTCGAGCGAATCCTACGACCAAGTCCTGTTTGATGGCCCCGACGGCGTCCAAAGGCTGTCTCAACAAGGGCAATGTCGTCCACCTCAGTTGTGGCAGTACTCGCACTGGAGGTGGTCGTAGAAGATTGTGTCTGCTGAGTTTGACGTACCTCCAGCAACTTTTCCTGTATTATTGAATTTTTAATACAACTATTACAAATTTACAAagtaagaaaaatataaaatatatacaatTACTTACATAGTTATCACATGCTACTTGATTGAACCAACCTCTCCCTTCTTTATATTTAGTATCCATCCAAGTTTCTGGAACGCCTGAGAGATGGCCAGTTTGCATATTGCGCtaatatacaaaaattatttagaaatttaataaaaatatatgatttttttaaaaaatttaataagaaaaaatatcttcttataacgaagagctggcGTAGACTGCGATCCTTGGAAGCTATTTTGTTTTGCTCGATTCGCAGCATTAATCTCAGAGCGCCTCTACAAAATGACATtgtgttaattatatatatgttatattaacaaaactaaattaaaaagaaatttgACCTTCACTTCAGGTCGATCAAAATAACCAAGCGCCTTCTTCCATTTTTCTTCTACCAAACCATCAGGAGCATGTCTCAGACCATGCTTCTTTATGTGAGTAGATAGATCATTCTTCCATTCTGAGTAACGATCAGCACAAGATCGTTGAATGCCGAGAAGAATGCCACTTCGGTGTTCTGCCCCATACTGAGTGAGACCAATATCGAATAAATCAtcctaaattaaaataaattaagttaattAGTCAAATTTAACATTAAATTCAACAAAATACAAAAGATAAGAAATAAATTACCTGTGGATGAGGAAATATTCGATCCCTAACTTCCTTTGGTACTTTATCCCATCGATCATAGTCGGGATCGACATATTGTCGAATGAGAAGGCCGATCTCCCGAGACAAATGGTGAGAATATTCACCAATTTCCTTGTACGTCTTTCCTCGAACATCCCACTCAAGGGGTAATGGTCTACCTAAGGCAGCCCTAGCCTCTCGGGTTGATATCCCTTTGTTGATGCCACACCTTTTTATTGCAGGCACTATTATTTTACAATtacataatattaaattatacatCTATAGTTATAAGGTTAATTTATGAATAAAAACAGTAGATAGTGCATGAATTACCTCTCTCACAGTCAGCCTCTATATGTGTTGGATCTTGAGGAGGATCTGCCCCGCCATCACCTCCGTGATGTCGCATTACTGCAGAAGACATatctaataaatttaaatataatgatataTGTGTGCATATAATAAAATGTTGACAAATAAagataaacataaataatatggTTATCCATAAATAATAAGTGTAAACAATCTTTGAATGCAAAAATTACAACTTAATCATCACTATAATATTCATTATCACTATCATTCTCATTTTCTTCTACATTATCTTCTTCTAAgtccatctcttcctcttcctcttcatctTCATCGACCAtctcctcttcctcttcatcgaccatttcctcttcctcttcctcttcatctTCCTCTTGATCAACAGGAGTATCTACATTGACAATATATGGCGGTTGATCTCTATGGCAAAAATTGATTTCTGGCAACGGACCAAGATCGATAAACAATTGGAAATCAGATGATATTGTGTCATGCATAACATCTATTTCAATGGGATCCAACTGTTCATCAGCTGCTGGGGTGTCCCACACATTTCTATGATGAACTTCTTCAACAATTTTCCAATCCCGGTCATTTTTCAAATCATCATGATAGAAAATTTGTTTTGCCTGAGTTGCCAAGATAAACTTGTCATCTTTGTACCACTCGAACTTAGTAAATATACTGGTTATATTATTTTCATGCTTCATCCTACTCTTGGTAGGATCTATATCAAACCATTtacacttaaataatacaacagaacaaccagCAAGGTATGACATCACTATAACCTCTTCTAATTGCCCGTAGAAATTTTTGTTGTCTACTCCGGGTACTAAGACACCACTGTTTTGAGTTTTCAAATTTTTATCTCTAtaataatacaaaaatcaaactCCATTGACAATACACCTAGTGTATGAAGAAACAAGATTAGAGGAACCGCTTGCTAAGGAGAATAAATCTTCAGAAGCTTCTGCAGATTCCGCTTGTCGAAGATTGTAAAGCTTATTGTAAAACCACATGGGGAACTCCTTTTTCTGTAATTGATCTAGGTTTTCAGCACCACTAGATAAAAGGATCTGCTTGTGCTCTCTACACATATAAAATATGAAAGTCTTAAAAATTTTGAAAGATAAATGGAAGAGTAGATATATTGTTAGTGTGATCAAAGTACTTACTGAATATATGGGAGAATCTCAATGCAATTATTGAGAATGTACCACTCAACAGTTTTTTTAAGTTCATCGTCCAAAGTTGTTAATGTCTTCTTACCGATCGGACGACCTTGAGATTGAAACATAGACAACTTCTTTGGTGATGGAATTGCATCAACATTTCTATCTGGACGATTAAACCTTGTTTCCACCCCTTTGAAGTACATAGAACAGAATGTCAATGCTTCATCGACGACATAACCCTCAGCtatggacccctcaggacgagctttattacACACATAAtgtttcaattttttcatgtatctctcaaagggatacatccacctcatgtgtaCTGGACCTCCATCTATTTCTTCTTGGGGCAAATGTATCATCAGGTGAACCATAACATCAAAAAACGCTGGCGGAAAAATTATTTCTAGTCCGCAAAGAATTTCAACAATTGATGTTTTCACTTTCTCCAAATCAGAAACAATCAGAGTTCTAGCACAAATAATCTTGAAGAAAGTGCACAAGTCAATAATGGTCTTGGCAATAGGTTTTTCTAGGAATGAATGAACACCAATTGGCAAAAGACGTTGCAATATGACATGACAatcgtgggatttcaacccaGTAATCTTATTGTCTTTTTCAATCACATTCTTCCTTAGATTAGATGCAAACCCATCTGGAAATTTGACTGATTTAAAAAATCGACAAAACTTATGCCGATTTTCAGGAATAAATGTGTATTTCGCTGCCGGCTTTTCCATTCGACCATTTACCATTCTCAGATGCAATTCTGGCCttatcttcatcttctccaaatCTACTCTAGCGCTAATTGTATCTTTGGTCTTATTTTCCAACCCGACTATTGTGCCAACTAAGCTGTCGCatacatttttctcaacatgcatgacgtCTAGGTTGTGTCGCAACTTTATTTTGGCCCAATATGGGAGGTCAAAGAAAATGCTTTTTTTACGCCAACCAACTTGCTCTTTTGTGCGTTTCC from Humulus lupulus chromosome 5, drHumLupu1.1, whole genome shotgun sequence encodes the following:
- the LOC133778190 gene encoding uncharacterized protein LOC133778190: MRHPADGKAWRDFDRSNPAFAMEPRNVRLGLAADGFNPFGNMSLSYSMWSVVLTTYNLPPWLCMKETNFMLTLLIPAPLSPGKDFDVFLRPLVDELKELWVNGVQTQDVVDGSFFKLQAALFWTINDFPARSSLSGWSGQGYTACPTCNVSTPSVRLQNKVAFYGHRHFLPMGHQIRKKKKLYGSVEKIPPPEEFNTEAIFTQMNFMPESLPVKHVSYGGQKRKRTKEQVGWRKKSIFFDLPYWAKIKLRHNLDVMHVEKNVCDSLVGTIVGLENKTKDTISARVDLEKMKIRPELHLRMVNGRMEKPAAKYTFIPENRHKFCRFFKSVKFPDGFASNLRKNVIEKDNKITGLKSHDCHVILQRLLPIGVHSFLEKPIAKTIIDLCTFFKIICARTLIVSDLEKVKTSIVEILCGLEIIFPPAFFDVMVHLMIHLPQEEIDGARPEGSIAEGYVVDEALTFCSMYFKGVETRFNRPDRNVDAIPSPKKLSMFQSQGRPIGKKTLTTLDDELKKTVEWYILNNCIEILPYIQEHKQILLSSGAENLDQLQKKEFPMWFYNKLYNLRQAESAEASEDLFSLASDPTKSRMKHENNITSIFTKFEWYKDDKFILATQAKQIFYHDDLKNDRDWKIVEEVHHRNVWDTPAADEQLDPIEIDVMHDTISSDFQLFIDLGPLPEINFCHRDQPPYIVNVDTPVDQEEDEEEEEEEMVDEEEEEMVDEDEEEEEEMDLEEDNVEENENDSDNEYYSDD